A single window of Nicotiana sylvestris chromosome 3, ASM39365v2, whole genome shotgun sequence DNA harbors:
- the LOC138887721 gene encoding uncharacterized protein gives MDGQSKRTIEILEDMLRDCVIGFGGSWDKFLSLAKFTYNNNYQSSIQMALYEALVGWFEPGEARLLGTDLVQDALDKVKLIQEWLHTALYGQKSYADRKVCDVAYMVGSIFHVSMLRKYVSDPSHTLDFSTVQLDGDLTYDVVSVAILDQHV, from the coding sequence atggatggacagtccaagcgcactattgagatattggaggacatgctacgTGATTGTGTCATTGGTTTCGGGGGTTCATGGGACAAGTTTTTGTCGCTCGCGAAGTTTACctataacaacaattatcagtcgagcattcagatggctctatatgaggctttagtgggttggtttgagccgggtgaggctaggctattgggtactgacttggttcaggatgctttggacaaggtaaaACTAATTCAGGAGTGGCTTCACACGGCGCTGTAtggacaaaagagttatgctgacaggaaggtctgTGATGTTGCCTATATGGTTGGATccatatttcatgtttctatgctccggaagtatgtcaGCGATCCGTCTCATactttggattttagcacggtgcagttagatggtgatttgacctatgatgtggtgTCAGTAGCCATTTTGGATCAGCATGTTTGA